The bacterium genome includes the window GAAGTGGTCGGTCCCGACTCCGAGCAGCCCGAACCTGCCAATCCGCGTCCGTTCGGCATCGACTCACTGACTTCTGCGCGCATCGTGACCTGGGCTGCGCGGTCTGAAGATCTCGACGCGAGTATCGCGCAGGCGAAGCGGGCGGGTTTCGACACCGGTCTGGTGCTCCCGCTCAGCCGGCGGACACCGGAAGGTGCACTGCTCGAGTGGCGTCTCACCATTCGAAGCGAATTCGCGGGCGATGGGCTGGTTCCGTTTCTGATCGACTGGGGAACGACGCCGCACCCTGCGAGTGCGGCCGCATCGGGCTGCAAGCTGGTCGGGTTGCGCGCAGAGCATCCCGAACCTGCGCAGGTGCTCGCCGACCTCGAGGCTCTCGGAGCATCGCTGCCCGTCCAACGCGCTGCGCGAGCAGTGCTCGTCGTTGAACTGGAGACACCTGCTGGCCGGGTCCAACTCCGCTGATCGCGTCGCCTACCGCGCTTCGATCCAGCCCATCAATACGTCGTCGAGCACTTTGAGTGGCAAAGACCCGTTGGCCAGGATGGCGTCGTTGAAAGCGCGCAGATCGAACTCATCGCCCAGTCTCGTGCGGGCGCGTTCTCTGAGTTCCAGGATCTTCAGTTGGCCGATCTTGTAGGCGCAGGCTTGACCGGGGAGGACGATGTAGCGTTCGATCTCGGCCGTCGCGTCACCGCGGGGCAGGCCCGCGTTCTCGATCATGAACTCGATCGCCCGCTCGCGAGTCCAGCGTTTGGCGTGAATGCCGGTGTCCACGACGAGTCGCACGGCGCGGAAGAGTTCCGCCGAAAGTCCGCCGAGTTCATCAAAAGCCGTTTTGTGCAATCCCGCCTCCATGGCGATCCGCTCGGCGTACAAAGCCCATCCCTCGATGAAGGCCGTCATCGGCATGAAGCGGCGGAAGTGGGGCAAGTCACTCGTTTCCATCGCCAGGGCGATCTGCAGATGGTGTCCCGGAACCGCTTCGTGAAAGCTCAGTGTGCGCATGCGGAAGCGCTGTACCTCTGAGACATCGCGGAGGTTGGCGAAGAAAACGCCCGGTCTCGATCCGTCGAGAGAGGGAGGCTGGTAGTAGGCGCCCGCAGAGCCCGCTTCCTTGAAGACGGGCACGCGCTCTACCTCGACGGGCGCTTCGGGAAGGCGGCCAAACATTTCGGGTAGGCGTTTGCCTACTTCAGCGATGATCCCGCGATAGTCGCGCAGAATTTCCGCGCGTCCCTCGTCCGTGTCGGGGTACAGGAAGCGGGGTTCGCGATTGAGTTGAAGCAGAGCTTCGATCGGCTTGTCGGAACGCAGTCCCTGGGCGGCGAGGATGCGGCTCATCTCGCCGTGGATGCGTTCGATTTCGGCCAGCCCGATCCGGTGGATCTCGTCGGGCGTCTTGTCCGTCGTCGTGTGCCAGCGAAGTGCCCAGCGGTAGTAGGCCTCGCCATCGGGATGCTTCCACACGCCGTCGTCGTCATTGGCTCGTGCGGCGAGTTCCGCACTCGTCGCGGCAAGGCGTCGATATCCCGGCTGAACGATTTCCTCGATCTGTTCGCGCAACTCCTGCAGAAGAGCTTCGCGCGTGTCGGGCGAGATCTCGGAGATCTCGTCGAGGGCGCTCGCGAGCTTGCTGTAGAGAACGTTCTGCTCGGTCGGAGTGCTGGCGAAACTCGCGGCCTCGCGTTCCACCGCCTCGAGGACGAATCGCGGTGGCAGGAATCCACGCTCGGCGCGCGCGAGAACGGCTTCGCGCATCTGCTCGAGTGCGATTTCGAACTTTCCGACGCGGGCCAGGAAGTTTCGCGCGTCCCGTTCATCATTCACCTGGTGAATATTGACCATGAAGTCCGGGAGTCCGCTCTGCGAACCCTGGAACTGATTGAGTGGGTAGGTGTGGTACAGAAATGCGCGCCCCGCCTGCTGAGTGCTGAGCAACCAATCCAAGACGTCGTAGGACAACTGTTGTTCGGCAGAAAGTTCGGCGCGGTCATAGGCGTGCAGACCCGATCGGATCTGGTCGACCCGATCGAAGATCGCTTCGTCGCCTGCGACCGAATAGTCCTCGAGATCATCCGAGTAGAAATCCAGACCGTACGCCTCGAGTGGCCGGGCGTACGACAGCAGTGCTGGATGTTCGGCGACAGCCGTGACCAGGCTGCGCAGAAAGAAGTGGTCAATCGACCAGGGCGTGCCCCAGAGTGTCGGAATCAGGAACACCAGGGCCGCGACGAGGCCGACGGCGCCGATCTGGAGCACTCGAATCATCTAGGACCTCTTCAGCATGACCAAATTCGGGGACGATGGAAGCCCGCCGGCGGCCACCCTTATAGCAGTCGGTCGATGATCCGCTCAACATCTAGATCAGCCCCGCACGCGCAGAGCGTCGAGCTTCCCCGGAGCGATGATCGTGCTCAACAGGATCAATCGACCGTCGCGATCGAGTCCTCCAAGACTGGCGAATTCGGGGGCGTAACCCGGACGGGGATCCTCGTTGCGACCCACGAATGCCGGAAGTCCATTGAGTTCGCGGAGTTCGACTTCGGGCTGTGCATCCCGCAGGAGTCTGACGTGGAAGCGGGCCACCCGGCGGACTCCGGTGACGGGTCTGCGCGCCGCGAAGAAGCGGCCCCCGCCGTCGTTGAGGACTCGCACGTCCTCGGCCAGGAGCTTCTCCATCGCGGCGGGATCGCGTTGCACCATGTGCAGCAGGAATCGCGACAGCACGTCGCCCGTGCGCGCTCGCAGAGCGTCGTTGAACGGCACGCGATTTGCGTCGTAATCGGCCATCGTGGCGCGCGCGCGGCGATGGATCTGCCGTACATTGGATTCCTGAAGATCGAGAGCTTCTGCTGTCTCGGCCGCGGAGTACTCAAACACATCTCGCAATAACAAGACCGCGCGTTGATTCGGATTCAGCTGTTCCAGGGCCACCAAAAAGGCGTAGGACACCGACTCGAGTAGCGCGTAGTTGTTCTCAGTCGAAGGCGGTTCGTAGGCACGTTCTTCTTCCGGCCAGTCGCTGGTGTCGATCGGTTCGGGGAGCCACGGTCCGATGTACGGAGCGGCCTGGCGTCGGCGCAGGTGATCGCGGCTGAGGTTGGTCGCTACGCGCATCAGCCAAGGCCGCCAGTCGCGCGAGGTATCGCGAGGAGGGCGATCCAATGCGCGCGCGAAGGTCTCCTGGACGAGATCTTCGGCGTCACTGGCCGATCCAGTCATGCGATAGCAGAGTCCCCAGATCGTGCGCTGATGGGCGATGTAGGCCTCGCTGAGATCACTTTCTCGCGATAGGTCGCTCACGCCGCTCACGCCGCTCGCGTACCTGCGACAGCTGAAGCTGCCGCTGCGAGACCCGCGCGCTTTCCGCTTGCCAGCGAGGCATCGGCGAGCTGACCTTCGTTTCCGACCCAGTCGCCAGCCACGTAAAGTCCGTTCATGTGCTCGACGGCAGGTCCCGGCCGCCCAGAGAGACCGCCCTTGCCTGCGCTGACCACGGCGTGGCTGACGCGCAGATCGTTCAGCAGCTTCTTTGCGACCAGGGCTTCGCGCCATCCGGGTTGCATGCTGTCCATGACACTTTCGAGTTGGGCTTCGAGCGCGGTGCGTTCGGGTTTTTCTCCCGGCTCAAGGTAGCGCGCGACATGGAGCACTACACCTCCCTCCGGCGCGAGCTTGCATGCTCCCGAGTGAACAGAGAAGTAGAAAGGCTCGTCGATGCCGAGGCAGAAGCGTTTGCGCGGAACGGGTAAATGGGTCAGGGCAATCTCCAGAGACGCGGCGCGAACGGGGATGCTGCTTTCGGCCCATTCGCACAGTGTCGGATCCGATCCGGACGCGAC containing:
- a CDS encoding VOC family protein encodes the protein MKSLRLDHIVYAVPDLPAAVDDLEKRLGVRPSAGGKHEGLGTHNALLALSEDAYLEVVGPDSEQPEPANPRPFGIDSLTSARIVTWAARSEDLDASIAQAKRAGFDTGLVLPLSRRTPEGALLEWRLTIRSEFAGDGLVPFLIDWGTTPHPASAAASGCKLVGLRAEHPEPAQVLADLEALGASLPVQRAARAVLVVELETPAGRVQLR
- a CDS encoding DUF885 domain-containing protein, with translation MIRVLQIGAVGLVAALVFLIPTLWGTPWSIDHFFLRSLVTAVAEHPALLSYARPLEAYGLDFYSDDLEDYSVAGDEAIFDRVDQIRSGLHAYDRAELSAEQQLSYDVLDWLLSTQQAGRAFLYHTYPLNQFQGSQSGLPDFMVNIHQVNDERDARNFLARVGKFEIALEQMREAVLARAERGFLPPRFVLEAVEREAASFASTPTEQNVLYSKLASALDEISEISPDTREALLQELREQIEEIVQPGYRRLAATSAELAARANDDDGVWKHPDGEAYYRWALRWHTTTDKTPDEIHRIGLAEIERIHGEMSRILAAQGLRSDKPIEALLQLNREPRFLYPDTDEGRAEILRDYRGIIAEVGKRLPEMFGRLPEAPVEVERVPVFKEAGSAGAYYQPPSLDGSRPGVFFANLRDVSEVQRFRMRTLSFHEAVPGHHLQIALAMETSDLPHFRRFMPMTAFIEGWALYAERIAMEAGLHKTAFDELGGLSAELFRAVRLVVDTGIHAKRWTRERAIEFMIENAGLPRGDATAEIERYIVLPGQACAYKIGQLKILELRERARTRLGDEFDLRAFNDAILANGSLPLKVLDDVLMGWIEAR
- a CDS encoding sigma-70 family RNA polymerase sigma factor translates to MARSPGRKEAAERSARQPRRGQRRQGRSLWAAGTCRRAHERTLRGWRLGRKRRSARRCLAGKRKARGSRSGSFSCRRYASGVSGVSDLSRESDLSEAYIAHQRTIWGLCYRMTGSASDAEDLVQETFARALDRPPRDTSRDWRPWLMRVATNLSRDHLRRRQAAPYIGPWLPEPIDTSDWPEEERAYEPPSTENNYALLESVSYAFLVALEQLNPNQRAVLLLRDVFEYSAAETAEALDLQESNVRQIHRRARATMADYDANRVPFNDALRARTGDVLSRFLLHMVQRDPAAMEKLLAEDVRVLNDGGGRFFAARRPVTGVRRVARFHVRLLRDAQPEVELRELNGLPAFVGRNEDPRPGYAPEFASLGGLDRDGRLILLSTIIAPGKLDALRVRG